The following proteins are encoded in a genomic region of Lachnospiraceae bacterium KM106-2:
- a CDS encoding dihydroorotase, with product MKLLIKNGHVLNPATNLDRVMDILIEDGKVKTLKQSITNEECDRVIDANGLYVMPGFIDLHVHLREPGFEYKETIESGAKAAATGGFTSICPMPNTKPSTDCREMVELVMDKANKESVVHILPIGAITTNQEGSQLSDFKGMKEAGIVALSEDGKSVMDAALFMRGMQAAKKLNLPIFSHCEDKSLVGKGVMNAGKKAKEFGLEGICNAVEDVIVARDILIAKEPGCTLHLCHCSTKDSVTLVKMAKEMGLSVTAEVCPHHFSMSEDDITEDHGRFKMNPPLRKKEDVEALKKGLRDGIMDVIATDHAPHGQEEKNQSMAKAPFGIVGLETAFALTMTELVKKGYLTPMQMVEKLSYNPAKVLGIDKGNIDEGKVADIVIADFDREYQIDAKKFASKGKNTPFDGKMVTGQVVTTIVSGEVVYEN from the coding sequence TTGAAATTATTGATTAAAAACGGACACGTCCTAAATCCGGCGACGAATTTAGACCGGGTTATGGATATCTTAATTGAAGATGGCAAGGTGAAAACCTTGAAGCAATCAATAACGAATGAAGAGTGTGATCGTGTTATTGATGCAAATGGCTTATATGTAATGCCAGGTTTTATTGATTTGCACGTGCATTTACGAGAACCAGGGTTTGAATATAAGGAAACAATTGAATCTGGTGCCAAAGCAGCTGCTACAGGCGGTTTTACATCTATTTGTCCTATGCCAAATACAAAACCTTCGACGGATTGTCGTGAAATGGTGGAATTGGTAATGGATAAGGCAAACAAAGAATCAGTCGTTCATATTCTTCCGATTGGAGCTATTACAACCAATCAAGAAGGAAGTCAATTATCTGACTTTAAAGGTATGAAAGAAGCTGGAATTGTTGCCCTTAGCGAAGATGGAAAATCTGTCATGGATGCAGCTTTATTTATGCGTGGAATGCAGGCTGCTAAGAAGTTAAATCTTCCGATCTTTTCTCATTGTGAAGATAAAAGCTTGGTTGGCAAGGGTGTTATGAATGCAGGTAAGAAAGCAAAAGAGTTTGGCTTAGAAGGTATCTGCAATGCAGTAGAAGATGTCATTGTTGCTAGAGATATTTTGATTGCAAAAGAACCCGGATGTACCTTACATCTTTGTCATTGCTCAACGAAAGATTCTGTTACCCTTGTAAAGATGGCAAAAGAGATGGGACTCTCTGTAACAGCTGAGGTTTGTCCACATCACTTCTCTATGTCAGAAGATGATATTACAGAAGATCATGGTCGTTTTAAAATGAATCCGCCACTTCGAAAAAAAGAAGATGTAGAAGCGTTAAAGAAGGGGCTTCGTGATGGAATCATGGATGTGATCGCAACAGATCATGCACCCCATGGGCAGGAAGAAAAGAATCAGTCTATGGCGAAAGCACCATTTGGAATAGTAGGTCTTGAGACCGCATTTGCTCTTACAATGACAGAACTTGTGAAAAAAGGATATCTAACACCGATGCAGATGGTTGAAAAATTAAGCTATAATCCGGCTAAGGTATTAGGTATTGATAAGGGAAATATAGATGAGGGAAAAGTTGCAGATATTGTGATAGCAGACTTTGACCGTGAATATCAAATTGATGCAAAGAAATTTGCTTCGAAGGGTAAGAATACGCCGTTTGATGGAAAGATGGTTACAGGTCAGGTTGTTACGACCATCGTATCAGGTGAAGTGGTTTATGAAAATTAG
- a CDS encoding orotidine 5'-phosphate decarboxylase has translation MINKLVKKIEQNKAPIVVGLDPMLAYVPDYIKRAAFEEKGETLEGAAEAIWQFNKGIIDATHDLIPAVKPQIAMYEQFGIEGMIAFKKTVDYCKEKDLVIIGDIKRGDIGSTSKAYAVGHLGKVQVGSKSYYGFDEDFVTVNPYLGSDGIKPFMEVCEEEKKGIFVLVKTSNPSSGEFQDQLIDGKPLYEMVGRKVAEWGESLMGDSYSYIGAVVGATYPEMGKVLRKVMPKSYILVPGYGAQGGKAADLVPYFNSDGLGAIINSSRGIIAAYKQEKYAKFGETAYADASRQAVIDMREDILGALAK, from the coding sequence ATGATTAATAAATTAGTTAAGAAGATTGAACAAAATAAGGCACCGATTGTTGTTGGTTTAGACCCTATGTTAGCTTATGTCCCAGACTATATAAAAAGAGCGGCATTTGAAGAAAAAGGTGAAACCCTTGAAGGTGCAGCAGAAGCAATCTGGCAATTTAATAAAGGTATTATTGATGCAACTCATGATTTAATTCCAGCAGTAAAACCACAAATTGCGATGTATGAGCAATTTGGAATTGAAGGAATGATCGCATTTAAGAAAACAGTTGATTACTGTAAGGAGAAAGACTTAGTTATCATCGGTGATATCAAACGTGGTGATATTGGTTCTACCTCCAAAGCATACGCGGTAGGTCATTTAGGAAAAGTACAGGTTGGTTCTAAGTCCTATTACGGGTTTGATGAAGATTTTGTAACAGTAAACCCTTATCTTGGATCAGATGGAATTAAGCCATTTATGGAAGTGTGTGAGGAAGAGAAGAAGGGAATCTTTGTTCTTGTAAAGACATCAAATCCTTCCAGCGGAGAATTTCAAGATCAATTGATCGATGGAAAACCATTATACGAGATGGTAGGAAGAAAAGTAGCGGAATGGGGCGAGAGCCTTATGGGTGATTCCTATAGTTATATTGGAGCTGTAGTCGGCGCTACTTATCCAGAGATGGGAAAGGTATTACGAAAAGTAATGCCTAAGAGCTATATTCTCGTTCCTGGTTATGGTGCACAAGGAGGAAAGGCAGCAGATTTAGTGCCATATTTTAATTCAGACGGATTAGGTGCTATTATTAATTCCTCAAGAGGAATTATTGCAGCATATAAGCAGGAGAAATATGCTAAGTTTGGAGAGACGGCTTATGCAGATGCTTCTAGACAGGCAGTAATTGATATGAGAGAAGATATTCTGGGTGCTCTTGCTAAATAA
- a CDS encoding dihydroorotate dehydrogenase electron transfer subunit, whose product MANKVKNTALVTSVKKVTEDVFSMWLKDEEIAKMAKPGQFVSLYSASGDKLLPRPISICEIDAKEGLLRLVYRVVGEGTKEFSKLNVGDSIAIMGPLGNGFTLMGTKAILIGGGIGIPPMLELSKQLGIETQIVLGYRDGDTFLSNEFAKYGTVYLATDDGSVGTNGNVIDAIKENQLEADIIYACGPTPMLKGIQSYALEHNITAQLSLEEKMACGVGACLACVCKSKEVDGHSHVHNKRVCKDGPVFDAREVTL is encoded by the coding sequence ATGGCGAACAAAGTGAAAAATACTGCACTAGTAACAAGCGTAAAGAAAGTAACAGAAGATGTCTTTAGTATGTGGCTAAAGGATGAAGAGATTGCGAAAATGGCGAAACCAGGACAGTTTGTATCGCTGTATTCTGCATCGGGTGATAAGCTGCTTCCAAGACCGATCAGTATCTGCGAAATTGATGCAAAGGAAGGATTATTACGACTTGTATACCGTGTGGTAGGAGAAGGTACCAAAGAATTCTCAAAATTAAATGTAGGTGACTCAATCGCAATTATGGGGCCATTAGGAAATGGTTTTACACTAATGGGAACAAAGGCAATTCTAATCGGTGGAGGAATTGGTATCCCACCGATGCTTGAATTAAGTAAGCAGCTTGGAATTGAAACACAAATCGTATTGGGATATCGTGATGGAGATACCTTCTTAAGCAATGAATTCGCGAAATACGGTACAGTATATCTTGCAACCGATGATGGAAGTGTAGGGACAAATGGTAATGTCATTGATGCCATTAAGGAGAATCAATTAGAAGCAGACATTATCTATGCATGTGGTCCAACGCCGATGTTAAAGGGCATTCAGTCCTATGCGTTAGAACATAATATTACAGCACAGTTGTCTTTGGAAGAGAAGATGGCGTGTGGAGTAGGCGCTTGTCTAGCTTGCGTATGTAAGTCGAAAGAAGTAGATGGTCACAGTCACGTACATAATAAACGTGTTTGCAAAGATGGCCCTGTATTTGATGCAAGGGAGGTTACATTATAA